In Alphaproteobacteria bacterium US3C007, one genomic interval encodes:
- the efp gene encoding elongation factor P, whose product MPKINGNEIRPGNVLEHEGGLWAAVKVDHVKPGKGGAFAQVEMRNLRNGSKLNERFRSADKVEKVRLEQKDQQFLYESDGMLVFMDAETFDQIELPAELLGERRPFLQDGMTIVVEFYEEEALNASLPQKVVCQVAETEPVVKGQTAANSFKPAILDNGVKVMVPPFIAQDENIVVNTELMEYSERA is encoded by the coding sequence ATGCCCAAAATAAATGGTAATGAAATTCGCCCAGGTAATGTTTTAGAGCATGAGGGGGGGCTATGGGCCGCCGTAAAAGTCGATCATGTGAAGCCGGGCAAAGGCGGTGCATTTGCTCAGGTTGAAATGCGCAATTTGCGCAACGGCTCAAAACTTAACGAGCGTTTTCGCAGCGCTGACAAGGTTGAAAAGGTCCGGCTTGAGCAAAAAGACCAGCAGTTTCTCTATGAAAGCGATGGCATGCTTGTGTTTATGGATGCCGAAACCTTTGACCAGATCGAACTTCCCGCCGAGCTTTTGGGTGAGCGGCGGCCGTTTTTGCAAGATGGCATGACAATCGTGGTTGAATTTTACGAAGAAGAAGCGCTAAATGCTTCGCTACCGCAAAAAGTGGTGTGCCAAGTCGCTGAAACAGAACCGGTGGTCAAAGGTCAAACAGCGGCAAATAGTTTCAAACCTGCTATCTTGGATAATGGCGTGAAAGTGATGGTACCGCCGTTTATTGCACAGGATGAAAATATCGTGGTGAATACAGAGCTGATGGAATATTCCGAACGCGCCTAA
- a CDS encoding DUF6280 family protein, whose amino-acid sequence MKDFVDATAFNSEQGNRARKLFAAVVLAALDDAIADDKKYGNGPEQIARWARSRDGREVLSCAGIDPNERVVSGLMEFVGKGVRTSVALSREESERRNAAEQAEAA is encoded by the coding sequence ATGAAAGATTTTGTGGACGCAACAGCGTTTAACAGCGAGCAAGGCAACCGGGCCCGCAAATTATTTGCAGCTGTGGTTTTGGCTGCTCTCGATGATGCGATTGCCGATGATAAGAAATATGGCAATGGTCCAGAGCAGATTGCCCGTTGGGCCCGTTCGCGCGATGGGCGCGAAGTACTGTCATGCGCTGGGATTGACCCGAATGAGCGCGTGGTGAGCGGTTTGATGGAATTTGTCGGCAAAGGCGTCAGAACCTCTGTTGCGCTATCACGCGAAGAAAGCGAACGCCGCAACGCAGCCGAGCAAGCAGAAGCCGCCTAA
- a CDS encoding TolC family outer membrane protein has protein sequence MKVFKTLSLVILSVVLAAPVGAGSLQQTLVDAYNNKGLLTQNRALLRAADEDVAVAAAALKPVLSWSSSLQRQFGSRNTAPLNTTSGISTNSANLDVTAALTVYDGGQNKLAIDAAKEAVLSTRQSLILVEQQVLFSAIEAFVKVRRDIEIVGLRKNNMRVIKEELRAAQDRFDVGEITKTDVAFAEARLAASTSALAAAQANLVQAKESYKQAVGAAPGKLSAPKKAPNLPRKASEVKAKALRAHPELIALQHDIKQAELNVLRAEAGTGMTVKLSGSLGYSDSEGDNFSNSNSFGVSASGPIYSGGRLSALVRQAKARRDAQRAGLYVTKAKIEQQAGSAFALLQMARASRAATDEQIRAAVVAFEGVREEAAVGARTTLDVLNAEQELLDAKADRVTSLTDEVIAGYRVLMRMGQLTAESLNLPVQKFDPAEYYNLVKSAPTKRSARGSKLDRVLKALSP, from the coding sequence ATGAAAGTTTTCAAAACACTAAGCTTGGTTATTTTATCGGTTGTGCTGGCGGCACCTGTAGGGGCTGGAAGCCTGCAACAAACCCTCGTGGATGCCTATAATAACAAGGGCCTTCTCACGCAAAACCGCGCTCTGCTGCGCGCGGCAGATGAAGATGTAGCGGTGGCGGCTGCGGCCTTAAAGCCAGTGCTGAGCTGGAGTTCGAGCTTGCAACGACAGTTTGGTTCCAGAAACACCGCGCCTCTAAATACCACGTCGGGTATATCCACGAATTCCGCAAACCTTGATGTGACAGCGGCGTTGACAGTCTATGATGGTGGGCAAAATAAACTTGCTATAGACGCCGCGAAGGAAGCGGTGCTTTCAACGCGCCAGTCGCTTATTTTGGTTGAACAACAAGTGTTGTTTTCAGCGATTGAGGCTTTTGTAAAAGTGCGCCGCGATATTGAAATCGTGGGCCTGCGTAAAAATAATATGCGCGTGATTAAAGAGGAATTGAGGGCTGCGCAGGATCGGTTTGACGTGGGTGAAATTACCAAGACGGATGTCGCTTTTGCCGAAGCACGCTTGGCTGCGTCAACCAGCGCTCTGGCCGCTGCGCAGGCAAATTTGGTTCAGGCAAAAGAATCTTATAAACAAGCTGTCGGCGCGGCGCCGGGAAAATTATCGGCGCCCAAAAAGGCGCCTAATCTTCCGCGCAAAGCCTCTGAGGTAAAAGCAAAGGCGTTGCGGGCGCATCCCGAACTGATCGCGCTGCAGCATGATATCAAGCAAGCCGAGTTAAACGTGCTGCGCGCAGAAGCAGGCACGGGCATGACGGTAAAGCTTTCAGGCTCGCTGGGCTATTCAGACAGCGAAGGGGATAATTTTTCAAATTCAAATTCTTTTGGCGTCTCTGCTTCTGGTCCGATTTACTCTGGTGGAAGGTTGTCGGCTTTGGTGCGCCAAGCCAAAGCGCGGCGTGATGCGCAGCGGGCCGGTCTTTACGTGACAAAAGCCAAGATTGAGCAACAGGCGGGAAGTGCGTTTGCTCTGTTGCAGATGGCCCGTGCGAGCCGCGCGGCAACCGATGAGCAAATTCGTGCCGCGGTGGTGGCGTTTGAAGGCGTGCGTGAAGAGGCTGCTGTGGGCGCGCGCACCACGCTGGATGTGTTGAATGCAGAACAAGAATTATTAGATGCCAAAGCAGACCGTGTGACCTCACTTACCGATGAGGTGATCGCCGGATACCGTGTGTTGATGCGTATGGGTCAGCTCACGGCAGAATCGTTAAATCTTCCAGTGCAAAAATTTGATCCGGCCGAATATTATAATTTGGTGAAATCTGCCCCTACCAAACGCAGCGCGCGGGGCAGCAAACTGGATCGTGTTTTAAAGGCGCTTTCGCCCTGA
- a CDS encoding protein-L-isoaspartate O-methyltransferase has protein sequence MSDFAARRLMMVDTQVRPSDVTKFPIIDAMLTVQRELFVPRDKREAAYIGENVGLGDGRVLLEARSLAKMLDALDLQKTDLVLDIGAGLGYSAAVMARMSEAVVALEDTPERIAEAQDALTEAEADNVILQLGHLVEGAAQHGPYDVIVIEGAVEMVPPGLVAQLKEGGRIACIFSDAALGTAKIGYKLNGRVTWRALFNAGAPLLPGFQAARDFAL, from the coding sequence ATGAGTGATTTTGCAGCCCGCCGTTTGATGATGGTTGATACCCAGGTCCGCCCTTCGGATGTAACCAAATTTCCGATCATCGATGCCATGTTAACCGTTCAGCGGGAATTATTTGTACCGCGGGACAAACGCGAAGCCGCCTATATTGGTGAAAATGTTGGTTTAGGCGATGGCCGCGTTTTATTAGAAGCGCGCAGTTTGGCAAAAATGTTGGATGCTTTGGACCTTCAAAAAACAGATTTGGTGCTCGATATCGGCGCTGGGCTTGGATATTCCGCCGCGGTGATGGCGCGGATGTCTGAGGCGGTTGTGGCGCTCGAAGATACCCCCGAGCGCATTGCAGAGGCGCAAGATGCCCTCACCGAAGCTGAGGCCGATAACGTTATTTTACAGCTTGGACACCTGGTTGAGGGGGCGGCGCAGCACGGTCCTTACGATGTGATCGTTATTGAGGGGGCGGTTGAGATGGTACCGCCAGGACTTGTAGCGCAGCTAAAAGAAGGTGGACGGATCGCGTGTATTTTCTCGGATGCTGCGTTGGGCACGGCCAAAATTGGGTATAAATTGAACGGTCGGGTGACGTGGCGTGCGCTATTTAACGCGGGCGCTCCACTCTTGCCGGGCTTTCAGGCCGCGCGTGATTTTGCCTTGTAA
- a CDS encoding 2-dehydropantoate 2-reductase — protein MKIAIIGVGAMGSIYAGMLSEAGHEVWAIDPWAAHVAAINADGLRLSGASGDRVINALRASVDISQVGQCDICVIATKASGVAAAAKAIAPVIGPDCLVLTIQNGLGADRRLAQHMPMHNVLLGVADGFGASMKGPGHAHHNAMKLIRIGEITGGISPRLSALEALFQNAGFNAKAFENINTLIWEKFLCNVTFSAPCTVYEQTVGALMEDQDHWMVALAAMQEAYQLGQAKNIAFSFEDPVAYVTAFGAQMPDARPSMLLDFLAQKPSELDAINGMVPVLSKELGLPTPVNDDLVAKVRLKEASFKG, from the coding sequence ATGAAAATTGCGATTATTGGTGTGGGGGCGATGGGATCAATTTATGCCGGTATGCTTAGCGAAGCCGGGCATGAGGTATGGGCCATTGATCCCTGGGCGGCGCATGTGGCGGCGATCAACGCTGACGGCTTGCGCTTGTCAGGGGCAAGCGGTGATCGGGTTATAAACGCGCTGCGGGCCAGCGTTGATATATCGCAAGTCGGACAATGCGATATCTGCGTGATTGCCACGAAAGCCTCCGGCGTTGCTGCGGCCGCGAAAGCCATTGCCCCTGTCATCGGGCCCGATTGTCTGGTTTTAACCATTCAAAATGGCTTGGGTGCAGATCGGCGCCTTGCCCAGCATATGCCGATGCATAACGTGCTGCTCGGGGTGGCTGATGGCTTTGGTGCATCGATGAAAGGCCCCGGACACGCGCATCACAATGCGATGAAGCTTATCCGTATCGGTGAAATCACGGGCGGCATAAGCCCCCGCCTCAGCGCGCTGGAAGCGCTGTTTCAAAACGCCGGGTTCAACGCAAAAGCCTTTGAAAACATTAACACACTGATTTGGGAAAAGTTTTTGTGCAACGTCACCTTCAGCGCGCCCTGCACTGTCTATGAGCAAACCGTTGGCGCTTTGATGGAGGATCAGGATCATTGGATGGTTGCGCTGGCTGCAATGCAAGAGGCCTATCAGTTGGGGCAAGCCAAAAATATTGCGTTTAGCTTCGAAGATCCGGTGGCCTATGTAACCGCTTTTGGGGCGCAGATGCCCGATGCGCGCCCCTCAATGTTATTGGATTTCCTAGCCCAAAAACCCTCTGAGCTCGACGCGATTAATGGTATGGTTCCTGTGTTGAGCAAAGAACTGGGCCTTCCCACCCCTGTGAATGATGATTTGGTCGCCAAAGTCCGACTTAAAGAAGCCAGTTTTAAAGGTTAA
- a CDS encoding fumarylacetoacetate hydrolase family protein has translation MLLASAFVKNTPVYGVLGPSLFFPATANVLGRWPSLKDLIADDALDVLKAQLEAGIDLEAVTLRQPIPNASKIICVGLNYRKPYPVDGVAPPDPEHIILFGKEQSSMVAHHEPLQPPAGMAGQSFDYEGEIAVVIGKRAFQISAETALDHVLGYSALNDGSVRDWQKHSIYAGKNFYQSGSWGPAILTKDQLDDPDELRLKTFVNGELRQSCRAKEMVFSVAAQIAYLSHLFPLEAGDVIATGSPDGTGGARNPKAFLRPGDLVEVQVGAQLSLENRVADA, from the coding sequence ATGCTGCTTGCCTCTGCTTTCGTAAAGAATACCCCTGTTTATGGCGTGCTTGGGCCAAGCTTGTTTTTTCCTGCGACTGCGAATGTTCTAGGGCGCTGGCCCAGCCTAAAAGACCTGATCGCCGATGATGCGCTGGATGTTTTAAAAGCGCAACTGGAGGCGGGCATCGATTTAGAAGCGGTAACATTGCGCCAACCGATCCCCAATGCTTCAAAAATCATCTGCGTTGGGCTCAATTATCGAAAGCCCTATCCGGTTGACGGGGTCGCGCCGCCAGACCCGGAGCATATTATTCTTTTTGGAAAAGAACAAAGCAGCATGGTAGCCCATCACGAGCCGCTGCAGCCCCCCGCTGGCATGGCCGGCCAAAGCTTTGATTATGAAGGCGAGATTGCCGTGGTGATCGGCAAGCGTGCGTTTCAAATCAGCGCAGAAACGGCTTTGGACCATGTATTAGGCTATTCCGCCTTGAATGATGGCTCGGTGCGCGATTGGCAAAAGCACAGCATTTATGCCGGCAAGAACTTTTATCAGTCTGGATCTTGGGGACCGGCAATTCTTACGAAAGATCAGCTGGATGATCCGGATGAATTGCGCCTCAAAACCTTTGTGAATGGCGAATTGCGCCAAAGCTGCCGCGCCAAAGAAATGGTATTTTCAGTCGCCGCGCAAATCGCCTATCTCTCGCATCTTTTTCCGCTTGAAGCGGGAGATGTTATTGCAACCGGCTCTCCAGATGGGACGGGCGGCGCGCGCAATCCAAAAGCGTTTTTACGCCCGGGTGACCTTGTTGAGGTTCAAGTTGGCGCGCAGCTATCGCTTGAAAACCGCGTCGCAGATGCCTAA
- a CDS encoding CIA30 family protein encodes MTKWIYGLVFSLLISPSWSDTNMIDAFEQQPERRWRYFSDQVMGGLSQGQANFVKTDARFSAHLSGWVTTQNNGGFIQIRREINGSNYPDAKGVTLKIKGNGERYYLHLRTKQTRLPWHYYQASFDSSSDWQSFSIPFSSFERSGWVLGAEIDPASISSLGIVAYGKDHQADLWIDEIGFY; translated from the coding sequence ATGACAAAATGGATCTACGGGTTGGTTTTTAGCCTGCTCATCAGCCCCAGCTGGAGCGATACGAACATGATCGACGCCTTTGAACAGCAGCCAGAACGCCGCTGGCGTTATTTTTCCGATCAAGTGATGGGCGGTTTATCACAAGGCCAAGCAAATTTTGTTAAAACCGATGCCCGCTTTAGCGCGCATTTATCGGGTTGGGTCACGACGCAGAATAATGGTGGATTCATCCAAATACGCCGCGAGATCAACGGCTCCAACTACCCTGATGCAAAAGGCGTGACGCTCAAAATTAAAGGCAATGGAGAACGCTATTACCTGCATCTGCGGACAAAACAAACGCGGCTTCCCTGGCATTATTATCAGGCCAGCTTTGACAGCAGTTCAGACTGGCAAAGCTTTTCCATACCGTTTTCCAGCTTTGAACGATCCGGCTGGGTCTTGGGGGCGGAAATCGACCCCGCAAGCATTTCAAGCTTGGGTATCGTCGCCTACGGAAAAGATCATCAAGCAGATCTTTGGATAGATGAAATTGGGTTTTATTAA
- a CDS encoding histone deacetylase family protein, whose translation MKSFLDPRQTLHNPAHFMFNGRQAENPETPARIEILKAGAEAAGCAFEAPRDYGLGPIGAIHSPRYLTFLQNIYTRWARMKDGGDEVIPNIHPANRVDSYPASAVGQAGFHQADTACPISANTWEAAYWSAQSAIAGAEYMLQGGSHAYVLCRPPGHHAMSELAGGFCFLNNAAIAADLLSKAGRRVSVLDIDVHHGNGTQNIFYHRNDVFTVSLHADPARFYPFYWGHSAETGAGLGAGYNLNLPLPRRSDDADYLTALAQALEQIQAYGTDCLVVALGLDAYKGDPFQGLAVSSEGFTRIGQAISALGCPILLVQEGGYICPELGTNLTAALAGFTA comes from the coding sequence ATGAAAAGTTTTTTAGACCCAAGGCAAACTTTGCACAATCCAGCGCATTTCATGTTTAATGGCCGCCAAGCAGAGAACCCCGAAACCCCCGCACGTATCGAAATTTTAAAGGCAGGCGCTGAAGCCGCCGGCTGTGCGTTTGAGGCCCCAAGAGATTACGGGCTTGGCCCAATCGGCGCCATCCATTCTCCGCGTTATTTGACGTTTTTGCAAAATATTTACACCCGGTGGGCGCGAATGAAAGACGGTGGTGATGAGGTGATACCAAATATCCACCCCGCCAACCGAGTGGATTCTTATCCGGCCTCTGCGGTGGGACAGGCGGGGTTTCATCAAGCCGATACAGCCTGCCCGATTTCAGCCAATACATGGGAGGCGGCTTATTGGTCGGCTCAATCAGCGATCGCTGGGGCAGAATATATGCTGCAGGGTGGCAGCCACGCCTATGTGCTATGCCGCCCCCCTGGCCATCACGCCATGAGCGAATTGGCTGGCGGGTTTTGCTTTTTGAACAATGCCGCTATTGCTGCGGATCTTTTAAGCAAAGCCGGCCGGCGCGTCAGCGTTTTGGACATAGACGTGCATCACGGAAACGGAACGCAGAATATTTTTTACCACCGAAACGATGTTTTCACAGTGTCACTTCATGCAGATCCGGCGCGGTTTTATCCTTTTTATTGGGGGCACAGCGCTGAAACCGGAGCTGGTTTGGGCGCAGGCTATAACCTGAACCTGCCGCTTCCCCGCCGCAGCGATGATGCCGATTATTTAACCGCCCTTGCGCAAGCTTTAGAGCAAATTCAAGCCTATGGCACCGATTGTTTGGTGGTTGCCCTGGGCCTTGACGCTTATAAAGGCGATCCCTTTCAGGGCCTTGCAGTGAGCAGCGAGGGCTTCACCCGAATTGGACAGGCCATCAGCGCTTTGGGCTGCCCGATCCTTTTGGTTCAAGAAGGCGGGTATATTTGCCCAGAATTGGGCACAAATTTAACGGCAGCTCTCGCAGGCTTTACAGCCTGA
- a CDS encoding pyridoxamine 5'-phosphate oxidase family protein, protein MNISLPKLLDQAWGLLEEGQADGQSPFRLMSLATVDREGQPQARHVVLRGVDRAGENLEFHTDIGSSKCAELQANPQAQLLFWDPDRAIQLRLHARIALRQDAHRDAQWQNVPGPSQIAYGKTPRTGLAIRDAFAYALTPSKSQFMVCSCAVQKLEVLSLKEQHFRAVFQADDRWAGTWLSP, encoded by the coding sequence ATGAACATCTCGTTACCAAAGCTTTTGGATCAGGCATGGGGCCTTCTGGAGGAAGGGCAGGCGGATGGGCAGTCGCCCTTTCGGCTGATGTCCTTGGCCACGGTGGATAGAGAGGGCCAACCACAGGCGCGCCATGTGGTGCTGCGCGGCGTTGATCGTGCGGGCGAAAATTTGGAATTTCACACCGATATTGGCAGTTCGAAATGCGCCGAGTTGCAGGCCAATCCACAGGCTCAATTATTGTTTTGGGACCCTGATCGCGCCATCCAATTGCGGCTTCACGCCCGCATCGCGCTCCGCCAAGATGCCCATCGCGATGCGCAATGGCAAAACGTACCCGGACCCAGTCAAATTGCTTATGGCAAAACCCCGCGCACCGGCCTTGCGATCCGTGACGCCTTTGCCTATGCGCTCACTCCGTCGAAATCGCAGTTTATGGTTTGCAGTTGTGCGGTTCAAAAGCTTGAGGTTCTTTCGCTCAAAGAGCAACATTTCCGGGCGGTGTTTCAAGCTGACGACCGCTGGGCCGGAACATGGCTTTCGCCCTAA